The following proteins are co-located in the Maridesulfovibrio sp. genome:
- the wecB gene encoding non-hydrolyzing UDP-N-acetylglucosamine 2-epimerase, with protein MKICSLVGARPQFIKEALISAEVTKNHEWEHIVIHSGQHYDFKMSDIFFNELNIPNPAYNLGVGSGSHAEMTAAALTGVEQVLIKENPAGLIVYGDTNTTLAGALAAAKIDIPVIHVEAGIRQQPKSMPEEINRVLTDKLSTILCCCSDLSLSNLKKENIETNASVTGDIMYDLFMHMYPKFSPEKQCSEHGIQPQKFIVATIHRDFNTDNAAYLKGILEGLNELRRKTDLEIVFPIHPRTTKRIQEFGLTDLVDGLKILPPLGYVELMSLVCASSFVITDSGGLQKEAYYANRRAVVIMPDTGWRELIECGWNLLSPPNRDDIVLYGEKALRDCHKPNSLYGNGDAAKKIVKAVKEGIPV; from the coding sequence ATGAAAATATGTTCCTTAGTCGGTGCAAGACCACAGTTTATCAAGGAAGCTCTCATAAGTGCTGAAGTCACAAAAAATCACGAATGGGAACATATTGTTATCCATTCCGGGCAGCATTATGACTTTAAAATGTCCGACATCTTTTTCAATGAACTAAATATCCCCAATCCGGCTTACAATCTTGGAGTAGGCTCAGGATCACATGCAGAGATGACAGCAGCAGCTCTTACAGGAGTAGAACAGGTGCTTATAAAAGAAAATCCTGCGGGACTAATTGTATATGGTGACACAAATACAACTCTCGCAGGAGCTCTTGCTGCCGCTAAGATAGATATACCTGTTATTCATGTTGAAGCAGGAATTAGACAACAGCCTAAATCTATGCCGGAAGAAATTAATCGTGTACTTACTGACAAACTATCCACAATATTATGTTGTTGTTCAGACTTATCGTTATCCAACCTGAAAAAAGAAAATATTGAAACAAACGCCAGCGTCACAGGCGACATTATGTATGATTTATTTATGCATATGTATCCAAAATTCTCTCCGGAAAAACAATGTTCAGAGCACGGAATACAACCTCAAAAATTTATTGTTGCAACTATTCATCGTGATTTTAATACCGACAACGCAGCCTATCTAAAAGGGATACTCGAAGGTTTAAATGAACTTCGACGCAAGACTGATCTTGAAATTGTATTTCCAATCCATCCAAGGACCACAAAGAGAATACAAGAATTCGGACTAACAGATCTGGTCGACGGCTTAAAGATACTTCCCCCTCTCGGTTATGTTGAATTAATGTCTTTAGTTTGCGCTTCTTCATTTGTAATAACTGACAGCGGAGGCCTGCAAAAAGAGGCATATTATGCGAACCGTCGTGCGGTCGTTATTATGCCCGATACGGGGTGGCGTGAGTTGATAGAGTGTGGATGGAACCTTTTATCTCCCCCTAACCGCGATGACATCGTATTATATGGAGAAAAGGCTCTTAGAGACTGCCATAAGCCTAATTCTTTATATGGAAATGGAGACGCAGCAAAAAAGATTGTGAAAGCTGTCAAAGAAGGCATTCCTGTATAG
- a CDS encoding sialidase family protein: MKKTRPKLSVSIIDTTRITPEEWDGYQSFPTITDVNGELLVGFRRAVNISEDLRQRMDHGMAGDIYTTRSTDDGQTFERPQQIISHADNHTNEHDALVTHLGNNNVLLISRTHTSELRRNYFSLSTGGGRTFPDRQPLDIPGGEWASFGHFIPALDDENTFIGTFYNGPGCGTFRLNPKTGEISEQSYIYEYFPEYRLNETSITRLPSGRILALMRQAPCMEGLFKATSDDDGRTWSTPEPIGIYGEAPSVKLLPDGRVLAIYRGMIRKNKKCRVALTISEDGGETWSHPQTLAWYKGGRFHGGYGDLAINEKGQVIAVYYISRKHEGPVVERMVLGV; encoded by the coding sequence ATGAAAAAAACACGTCCCAAACTTTCAGTCTCAATTATCGACACCACGCGAATAACCCCGGAGGAATGGGACGGTTATCAATCCTTCCCGACCATTACCGATGTTAACGGAGAGCTGCTGGTGGGCTTCCGCAGGGCTGTGAACATCAGCGAAGACCTGCGCCAGAGAATGGATCACGGTATGGCCGGTGACATCTATACCACCCGCTCTACTGACGACGGTCAAACCTTCGAACGCCCGCAACAGATAATCAGCCACGCGGACAACCATACAAACGAACATGACGCCTTGGTCACTCATCTGGGCAACAACAATGTGCTACTCATTTCGCGCACCCATACCTCAGAACTGCGTCGTAACTATTTTTCCCTGAGCACGGGCGGCGGCAGGACATTTCCTGACCGTCAGCCGCTGGACATTCCCGGCGGGGAGTGGGCCTCTTTCGGACACTTCATTCCTGCTCTAGATGATGAAAACACATTCATCGGAACATTTTACAACGGTCCGGGCTGCGGCACCTTCCGCTTAAATCCCAAGACAGGGGAAATATCGGAGCAGTCTTACATCTACGAATATTTTCCGGAATACAGGCTCAATGAAACATCTATTACCCGTCTGCCTTCAGGACGGATACTGGCCCTCATGCGTCAAGCTCCTTGCATGGAAGGGTTATTCAAAGCTACTTCTGATGATGACGGCAGGACATGGTCCACTCCAGAGCCTATCGGAATCTACGGAGAAGCGCCTTCCGTCAAGCTTCTGCCGGACGGACGGGTATTGGCGATCTACCGGGGCATGATCCGCAAAAACAAAAAGTGCCGTGTTGCCCTGACAATCTCCGAAGACGGTGGCGAAACATGGAGCCATCCCCAGACCCTCGCATGGTACAAAGGCGGCAGATTTCACGGCGGTTACGGTGATCTGGCCATTAACGAAAAAGGGCAGGTTATTGCCGTCTACTATATTTCACGCAAGCATGAAGGGCCGGTTGTGGAACGGATGGTGCTTGGGGTATAA
- a CDS encoding ATP-grasp domain-containing protein: MQKTLLVIGAGLESIPVLQRANEMGLHVVAVDANPQAPGFAHAHESVIGCVYTPKITVAALTNWSQKGGKPHGVICAAVDAPGTVAAVADHFGLTAVNAKTARLATDKKAMKDRFKEQGIPIPWYQEIFSAGELTRILDERRETLVIKPVDSRGARGVLRLVYGSTDMPDPAWAFECSKKESPTGRVMVEKHLDGPQISTEGFVVNGQTFCPGFSDRNYEFLDRFAPNIIENGGDLPSFLDQNTQQAVKDLSGKAAMALGIENSMFKGDMVVHDGKPYVIEMAARLSGGYFCSHEIPWNTGVDFTGTAIRLALGETPAPEAMTPSFQKGVAQRYIFPKPGKVTAIEGVDKARAMDGISMVEIRTAVGETISPATSHPARAGVVMARAETREQAIKQVEAAVASIRILTV, translated from the coding sequence ATGCAAAAGACACTCCTCGTGATCGGTGCCGGACTGGAATCCATTCCAGTGTTGCAAAGGGCAAATGAAATGGGACTGCATGTGGTGGCAGTAGACGCCAACCCGCAGGCTCCCGGATTCGCTCACGCCCATGAATCAGTCATCGGTTGTGTCTACACCCCGAAAATAACGGTTGCCGCCCTGACCAATTGGTCCCAAAAAGGCGGCAAACCGCATGGGGTCATCTGTGCGGCGGTGGATGCACCGGGAACCGTTGCGGCAGTGGCGGATCATTTCGGACTGACTGCGGTCAACGCGAAAACAGCCCGTCTGGCAACTGACAAAAAAGCCATGAAGGACCGTTTCAAAGAACAAGGCATCCCCATCCCGTGGTATCAGGAGATTTTCAGCGCCGGGGAACTGACCAGAATTCTTGATGAACGTCGGGAAACACTGGTCATCAAACCCGTGGACAGCCGGGGCGCACGCGGGGTGCTTCGTCTTGTTTACGGTTCAACAGATATGCCCGACCCCGCATGGGCATTTGAATGCTCAAAAAAAGAATCCCCGACAGGTCGGGTCATGGTGGAAAAACATCTCGACGGCCCGCAGATCAGCACCGAGGGATTTGTGGTCAACGGACAGACTTTCTGCCCCGGCTTCTCGGACCGCAACTATGAATTTCTGGACCGCTTCGCACCAAACATAATTGAAAACGGTGGAGACCTGCCCTCTTTTCTGGACCAGAATACGCAACAAGCGGTAAAAGATCTTTCCGGCAAGGCGGCTATGGCCCTCGGCATTGAAAATTCCATGTTCAAAGGTGACATGGTGGTGCATGACGGGAAGCCCTATGTCATTGAAATGGCCGCCCGTCTTTCCGGGGGCTACTTCTGCTCCCATGAAATTCCATGGAATACCGGAGTTGATTTCACTGGTACTGCCATCAGGCTGGCTCTTGGCGAAACACCTGCCCCCGAGGCTATGACCCCATCCTTCCAAAAAGGCGTAGCCCAGCGTTACATTTTCCCCAAACCGGGTAAGGTGACAGCCATAGAGGGTGTTGATAAAGCGCGGGCCATGGACGGAATCAGCATGGTGGAAATACGCACAGCTGTCGGCGAAACCATTTCCCCGGCCACCAGCCATCCGGCCCGAGCCGGAGTTGTCATGGCAAGGGCTGAAACCCGTGAACAAGCCATCAAACAAGTGGAAGCGGCTGTTGCTTCCATTAGAATCCTTACTGTTTAA
- a CDS encoding methyltransferase domain-containing protein, with translation MDTPIILIQAASRAWSGAPDWCMNDVDGRPVVALTVESALKEFPAADIRIIAPEFDRGGKLDEIPAMFPEHQISVFYGYDDSPLERMIAALENVDEQSLFIRVDGLHFGWLADHARTMLSQAEKEGLDCVKTEDDFPIQLTSDIYRLSALKKALSILEERPNGAPYCIHPKFFMFNEAEEFKCARVTGPAVSEQWLKKCRETAEQVYTAGNMNVGQHKSISAGDQLSFHYELALDYISPEAQVLDCACGPGYGARMLAGKAEKVVAADLDIETVRLASSGKYFDNITFQTGDVTSLSFEDGSFDAVTSFETVEHVNPAPFFKEMERVLKPGGLLILSTPQNSLGHIPVNSQHLHEFSLQEISGLCSEHFEIMQTTGIKQGRIVFPDDPKGQNTFMVCRKPA, from the coding sequence ATGGATACTCCGATTATTCTGATACAAGCCGCATCAAGGGCTTGGAGCGGAGCACCTGACTGGTGCATGAACGATGTAGACGGACGCCCGGTAGTGGCCCTGACTGTTGAAAGCGCACTCAAAGAATTTCCCGCAGCGGATATTCGAATCATTGCACCGGAGTTTGACCGTGGCGGCAAACTTGACGAAATCCCGGCAATGTTCCCGGAGCATCAAATTTCTGTTTTTTACGGATACGACGACAGTCCTCTGGAACGCATGATTGCGGCTCTGGAAAATGTTGACGAACAAAGTTTGTTCATCCGGGTGGATGGACTGCACTTCGGCTGGCTGGCCGATCACGCCCGCACCATGCTTTCACAAGCTGAAAAAGAAGGTTTGGATTGCGTTAAGACCGAAGACGATTTCCCCATCCAGCTCACCTCCGATATCTACAGGCTGAGTGCACTCAAAAAAGCGCTCTCCATTCTTGAAGAGCGGCCCAACGGTGCACCGTATTGTATCCATCCAAAATTCTTCATGTTCAACGAAGCTGAAGAATTCAAATGCGCCCGCGTAACCGGACCTGCCGTGAGCGAGCAATGGCTCAAGAAATGCCGTGAAACCGCAGAACAGGTATATACTGCCGGAAACATGAATGTCGGACAACACAAATCTATCAGTGCCGGAGACCAACTCAGCTTCCATTATGAACTGGCCCTGGACTACATCAGTCCCGAAGCGCAGGTTCTTGATTGTGCCTGCGGTCCCGGATACGGGGCAAGGATGCTGGCAGGCAAGGCTGAAAAAGTAGTTGCCGCCGACCTCGACATTGAAACCGTACGTCTAGCCTCATCCGGCAAGTACTTCGACAACATCACCTTCCAAACCGGAGATGTGACCTCCCTTAGCTTTGAAGACGGATCTTTTGACGCGGTGACCAGCTTCGAAACAGTGGAACACGTCAATCCCGCACCTTTCTTCAAAGAAATGGAAAGGGTTCTCAAACCGGGAGGCTTACTTATCCTGAGCACCCCCCAGAACAGCCTTGGACATATCCCGGTAAATTCCCAGCACCTGCACGAATTTTCCCTGCAGGAAATCAGCGGGCTTTGCTCTGAACATTTTGAAATCATGCAGACCACGGGCATCAAACAGGGACGCATTGTCTTCCCTGATGATCCCAAAGGCCAGAACACCTTTATGGTCTGCCGTAAACCGGCTTAA
- a CDS encoding glycosyltransferase: MIYWVSPEQIKMCTHVVFKIYEHTNSIIDGDWDKEKSPFEDATMFYSSFKRRLAGDEWDNIEYYKHNAKLISQGEIRWGCSTADEFLNRCKGLDKIYTNIKEFGFCQTDINDFISVAVDRDGQLLLCNGRHRLTFSKLLKLEAIPIKIIVRHTKWVEFCEQVKGYTNVPGRGGKIYAPIDHPEFTHWPIRHTGRSSIIIDHMLPSGKTVLDIGTHWGYFPTILERLGKKCVGVENLGEQLFFLHKLKKANDAEFEIVSDDIFNYIGEGKKFDTVLALAIFHHFLKTEELHSKLVNLLRSLEMKEMFLLTHSENEPQMKHAYVDYAPEKFAEFIIKHSCLDSYHEIADFNGRKLYHIFQSQNADLYPQPIQDFRIIFVAFVNATYPQIFKKVDGQIRGLKANHPNSHCIVLGTGDDSVDTSAYDFDFIDLRNFENGYAQRGVIAAQILKRLSPDVIYMRYPPADAGVEFITRNFKNILFEHQTIELDELIKTNPNSFINELAFGSTCIQRGLGGVGVTSEIVNYERRRASKSKSYRVMGNGIDEKDLPLSKQPEKSGKIHALCVAHYNHWHGLDRLIKGCGNSPEIAEKFRFHVIGDGPTLHEYKTLVAKLNVGDTFIFHGRKNKSEIDPYADISCFAVGSLAFFRNNLKQIAALKHREYALRGLPIMFADEDVDFNRSMEFCHIINHDESPVDMISLLDFAQKCRKNPLLRLHIREYALKELNWTKKMKTVVEVARRALERDIFNKNHQ; encoded by the coding sequence ATGATTTACTGGGTCTCTCCTGAACAAATCAAAATGTGCACACATGTTGTTTTCAAGATTTACGAGCATACAAACTCAATCATCGATGGAGATTGGGATAAAGAAAAAAGCCCGTTTGAAGATGCTACTATGTTTTATTCTTCATTTAAACGCCGTTTAGCCGGCGATGAATGGGATAATATTGAATATTATAAACACAATGCAAAATTGATATCACAGGGCGAGATAAGATGGGGATGCTCTACTGCTGATGAATTTCTAAACAGGTGCAAAGGACTCGACAAAATATACACCAACATCAAAGAGTTCGGTTTTTGTCAAACAGACATAAACGACTTTATATCTGTTGCAGTAGACAGGGATGGACAATTACTACTTTGCAATGGACGACATCGTCTTACTTTTTCAAAGCTGTTAAAGCTTGAAGCAATTCCCATTAAAATTATTGTTAGACATACAAAATGGGTTGAATTTTGTGAGCAAGTAAAAGGATACACCAATGTCCCCGGGAGGGGTGGTAAAATTTATGCTCCAATAGATCACCCTGAATTCACTCACTGGCCAATCCGCCACACAGGACGCTCGTCTATCATCATCGACCATATGCTCCCATCAGGCAAAACGGTATTGGATATCGGAACACATTGGGGGTATTTTCCTACTATTCTGGAAAGACTTGGTAAAAAGTGCGTAGGTGTCGAAAATCTTGGCGAACAGCTGTTCTTTCTTCACAAATTAAAAAAAGCAAATGATGCCGAGTTTGAAATTGTTTCCGATGACATATTTAACTACATCGGAGAAGGAAAAAAATTCGACACTGTCCTTGCTCTAGCGATTTTTCACCATTTTTTAAAAACAGAAGAACTTCATTCAAAGCTTGTAAATTTATTACGCTCACTGGAAATGAAAGAGATGTTCTTACTGACTCATTCTGAGAATGAACCCCAAATGAAACATGCATACGTTGACTATGCCCCGGAAAAATTTGCTGAATTTATAATAAAACACTCCTGCCTTGACTCATATCATGAAATTGCAGATTTCAATGGACGCAAACTTTACCATATCTTTCAATCCCAAAACGCAGATCTGTATCCGCAGCCGATACAGGATTTCAGAATAATATTTGTTGCTTTTGTTAATGCCACATATCCCCAAATCTTCAAAAAAGTAGATGGACAAATACGTGGACTGAAAGCAAATCATCCCAATAGTCATTGCATTGTTTTAGGTACTGGCGATGATTCTGTAGACACATCTGCTTATGATTTTGACTTCATTGATTTACGCAATTTCGAGAATGGATATGCTCAACGAGGTGTTATTGCCGCACAGATATTAAAACGTCTCTCGCCTGACGTTATTTACATGCGTTATCCTCCAGCAGATGCCGGAGTTGAATTTATAACCCGTAACTTCAAGAACATTTTATTTGAGCACCAAACAATAGAACTTGACGAATTAATTAAGACAAACCCCAACTCTTTTATAAATGAGCTGGCATTCGGTTCTACATGTATACAACGCGGATTAGGAGGCGTTGGCGTCACAAGCGAAATAGTTAACTACGAACGTAGAAGAGCTTCAAAGTCCAAAAGCTATAGAGTTATGGGAAATGGGATCGATGAAAAAGATCTTCCTTTGTCCAAACAACCAGAAAAATCCGGGAAAATACATGCTCTATGCGTTGCCCATTACAACCACTGGCATGGGTTGGACAGACTCATTAAGGGGTGTGGTAATTCACCTGAAATTGCGGAAAAATTCCGGTTCCACGTCATTGGAGACGGTCCGACCTTACATGAATACAAAACCCTTGTCGCCAAGCTAAATGTTGGAGACACATTCATCTTCCATGGAAGGAAAAATAAATCAGAAATAGATCCATATGCTGATATATCCTGTTTTGCAGTGGGTTCATTAGCTTTTTTCCGCAACAACCTTAAGCAAATAGCAGCTCTTAAGCATCGCGAATATGCATTACGAGGGCTTCCAATCATGTTTGCAGACGAAGACGTCGATTTTAATCGTAGCATGGAATTTTGCCACATCATTAATCACGACGAGTCGCCTGTAGACATGATCTCACTTCTTGATTTTGCTCAGAAATGCAGAAAAAACCCACTGCTCCGTCTGCATATAAGAGAATACGCATTGAAAGAACTGAATTGGACCAAAAAAATGAAAACAGTTGTCGAAGTAGCTCGTAGGGCATTAGAACGAGACATATTCAACAAAAACCATCAATAA
- a CDS encoding glycoside hydrolase yields MKFFAIFHLNLMFSSIPEESRPEVIKRCYWPLLKLVQKGYPLGIEASGITLEIIRDLDPQWIKDFKVLLRSGKAEFIGSGYGQIIGPLVPPSLNRANLVLGRQTGEKILATIPQIALINEQAWSAGMAAHYLESGYKAVFMDYDNPARYADWDEHIQHFPQRAKGTNGESIPVIWSRSMVFQKLQRFAHRELELDEYLDYVEGLGTGEGWLPIYGNDAEIFDFRPRRYKNEAVQEAESEWKLIEQVFKILLKRGHEFQLPSAVLKGLGHKYGGNELELSCASQPIPVKKQSKYNITRWALSGRDDFQLNSLCRAVCHKLEQEFPFCADNEEKWRDLCFCWSSDLRTHITGKRYNDSLTKLEQLAFATKTAVREPYFQVSGTPARNHGRMLTLESECANVTLNTAKGLAIQEASFRSHDNIPAFGTLGHGYFEEIDLGADFFSGHIIMEGPGIPKDTDLARITPLISESDEFITASCSIDLYQGMLDKAVRIHKKKEQIDILYRFALTCRPPGFARIGHVTLLTADMDPTGLFYCSSNGGQEEHFSLNGLTFDHSDNISFAVSASQGLGMTDSKVVLGGAERALEISPLYPEHGFIGMIKCRQAAPSPFVRIFFSMQEMDETSTRGCGPDPKFNFSTGFSIEPRPGE; encoded by the coding sequence ATGAAATTTTTTGCCATATTCCACCTCAACCTCATGTTCTCTTCCATTCCTGAAGAGAGCCGCCCGGAGGTTATCAAACGCTGCTATTGGCCGCTCTTGAAACTGGTCCAAAAAGGCTATCCGCTGGGTATTGAGGCTTCTGGAATCACTCTCGAGATCATTCGCGACCTCGATCCACAATGGATTAAAGATTTCAAAGTCCTGCTTCGTTCCGGCAAAGCCGAATTCATCGGCAGCGGCTACGGACAGATCATCGGCCCCCTTGTTCCTCCGTCATTAAACCGGGCCAACCTCGTCTTAGGCAGACAAACCGGGGAAAAAATTCTGGCAACGATCCCCCAGATCGCGCTGATCAATGAACAGGCGTGGTCGGCAGGAATGGCTGCACATTATCTGGAGTCAGGCTATAAAGCAGTTTTCATGGATTACGACAACCCTGCCCGTTACGCTGACTGGGATGAGCATATCCAGCATTTCCCTCAGCGGGCCAAGGGAACCAACGGTGAATCCATTCCGGTAATATGGAGCCGTTCCATGGTCTTCCAGAAATTACAGAGATTCGCCCACCGGGAATTGGAACTGGATGAATACCTCGACTACGTAGAGGGGCTGGGAACCGGAGAAGGCTGGTTACCCATCTACGGCAATGATGCTGAAATTTTTGATTTCCGCCCCCGCCGTTACAAGAATGAAGCCGTGCAGGAAGCGGAAAGCGAATGGAAACTTATTGAACAGGTATTTAAAATCCTGCTGAAACGCGGTCATGAATTTCAGCTACCCTCTGCTGTGCTTAAGGGATTGGGCCACAAATACGGAGGGAATGAGCTTGAGCTGAGTTGTGCCAGTCAGCCTATTCCAGTCAAGAAACAAAGCAAATACAACATCACCCGCTGGGCTCTAAGCGGACGCGACGATTTCCAGCTCAATTCCCTTTGCCGTGCTGTCTGTCATAAGCTTGAGCAGGAATTTCCCTTCTGCGCTGATAATGAAGAGAAATGGAGAGACCTCTGCTTCTGCTGGTCCAGCGATCTGCGCACCCACATCACCGGAAAACGCTATAATGACTCGCTTACAAAACTTGAACAGTTGGCCTTTGCAACCAAGACGGCAGTCCGCGAACCGTATTTTCAAGTCTCCGGAACTCCGGCCCGCAATCATGGACGCATGCTTACACTGGAATCTGAATGCGCAAATGTAACCCTGAATACTGCCAAGGGTCTGGCTATACAGGAAGCGTCATTCCGCTCCCATGACAACATCCCCGCATTCGGAACACTCGGACATGGCTACTTTGAAGAAATAGATCTTGGCGCGGATTTCTTTTCCGGCCATATCATCATGGAAGGTCCGGGAATTCCAAAAGACACCGATCTGGCCAGAATTACGCCGCTTATTTCCGAAAGCGACGAATTCATCACCGCTTCATGCTCCATAGACTTATATCAAGGCATGCTCGACAAAGCGGTCCGCATCCATAAAAAAAAAGAACAGATAGATATACTGTACCGCTTTGCGCTGACTTGCAGACCTCCTGGATTCGCCCGCATAGGGCATGTCACCCTGCTCACTGCTGACATGGACCCGACCGGACTTTTCTATTGCAGCAGTAACGGCGGACAGGAAGAACACTTTTCCCTCAACGGGCTGACCTTTGACCACAGCGATAATATTTCATTTGCCGTATCAGCTTCGCAGGGGCTGGGCATGACCGATTCAAAAGTAGTGCTGGGCGGAGCTGAACGGGCCTTGGAAATCAGCCCCCTATATCCTGAACATGGTTTTATCGGCATGATCAAATGCAGGCAGGCCGCGCCATCGCCTTTTGTACGGATATTCTTCTCCATGCAGGAGATGGACGAGACCAGTACGCGGGGATGCGGACCGGACCCCAAATTTAATTTCAGCACCGGATTCAGCATAGAACCCCGGCCCGGAGAATAG